The following DNA comes from Athene noctua chromosome 1, bAthNoc1.hap1.1, whole genome shotgun sequence.
TTTCCCATTTATAGACATAAACCAGTCAATATAAAGACCAGTTCagctgtatggaaaaaaaaaaaaaaaaaaaaggaataaatagatGAACAAAACAAATTTCTTTCTCACCATTTCACGGagtttcctctccttcctctctttcacCGTAGTCAGGTAATTCACTGCTGCGTATTCCAGCACCGAGAGAAAGACAAACACAAAACTGACCCACAGGTAAATGTCCACTGCTTTGATGTAGGAAACACGAGGCATGGAGGCGTTCACCCCAGTGATGATTGTGGACATGGTCAGCACGGTGGTTATCCCTGGAAAGAGCCAAGAGAAACAAACGTTATTGACTAATACAGTCCACAAGGCTTTTGTctcaagaaaaatagaaattatgcTCTACATGATGCTCCAAAAGATGTTAGATATGAAATAAATTTGTGGTAAGTATCTCTTCTGCCAATCCAGAACTGTTCCACTGCCTGTACTTCTGTGTACATGATGGGTTTAATTCTGAGGAGCAACGAAGCAGCCATCATTTTGCTAGAACAGCATTTAACTCCCTCCTTAACCTCTAGGTTTTAACACAATGCTTAGAGTCCAGTCTGCTAAGAGCAATGGTGACAAGGACTCATTTCCTAACTGTACCACTCTGTGTCCCAGGCACTGCCAGAAAGTAACCTCGGATTGACTTTTGGTCACAGCTAAAGAGGATTTGATCTAAATCACTGATCTCAAAAGGGACGTGCaataacaataaaatgttttgcatGAAACCATGCAAAAGAAAAGCATTATGTTTTTACCTTTAGGAATATCTGTCCTACAGTTCAAGTTGTGGGAATCAAAATGTTTTGAACAACAACCATtgttatatatatagatagatagatgtgtgcatgtgtatgtgtttataaccatacatgtatgtatttatgtttgTATACCTACATGTGTgtgaatatgtatatatatacatatgtgtatgtaaatatatgtttAGACAGATATAGATAGAATCCTGCAAAATGGTATACAATAAATCATcatggagagaaaaatattttcaagtttccAAAACAGAGAATACAGCCAAAACAATTCTTACCTACTGCAGCCATTTCAAAACAGTTACCATTGTAAACACAGCTACCGCTGTTCACTTTTCATCaagatctaatttttttaaaataatacccactgaaagcatttctttcagtGGAGTAGACTCTTGAATGCCTCTTCTCGTATGTTTGATGAAGTGCATAGTTCTCTGAGACAAATCTGTGGGCTAAAATACTAGTTTTAAGCTTTCAGTACTATAAGCCTTACATATTAACATTCAGAAATGTTTCCTATTACATTTTTGCCTTCCTCTAGCCTATGCATGGAATGATAAACAAATAGGCTCTTTTTATGCTCATCTGAAAGAATTTCCTGCAGTCCTGACATAGACAAAGCTCCTCCTGATGGCGTTAGGTGTCCAGAGAGGCAACCTGGTATGCGCAGGATTTTCAAGCAGCTCCTTCTTCTCTTTCCCACTCCCTCAAATAAGGGGCCTCCTTATCCCAGAAATGTTGGACCCCCAGTGAGAGGCACCCttgggagagaagaaaaacaacctCCACTTCACCTCGGGGCTGGTGACCTCTCATTCTCAGCACTGCAGATGTGAAAGGAAAACCACGTTTCCTTCACTGCCCCACTGTTGTCTGAGGCCTGATGTTACAGAGATGCCCTGAGTGTCCCCAGGGGCACACCAGATGGAGGGACACCTAAGTCTACAGGTGCTGATAGGACTAGATCCCTTGCTGCCTTTCTATCCCAACTTTGTGAAGATGTGCCACATTGTCACCTTCAGGCAGTCTGGAGAAAACCACCAGCCACAGCACCAGTGCTGAGTGATTGGGAAGACACATATCTGGGCTGGGACACCTGAAGTGGCAGCTGGGACGTGGCAGGCATGAAAGGCACTCATGAAAATGGTAACAGAAGCTTTTAACTCCCTGTAAGTGCCTAAACTCCTGGGAAACTACCCTCACTAATGGCAATGTGTGTCTCAGAACATTGAGTCTTGATTCAATGACTCATAGATACTGAAATCTCTCTTCTCTGcccaactttatttttaaaactacagcCATTTCTGTCCTGAGCTAAGTAGAAATCAGGAGGACTGCTTAGTGATGAAGGACTTAAGACAAACTGCAAGTTTTACATTATATTCATCAtcaaataaaacaaagattttcttGCCCAGTATCTTTAACCATCAAAATGAACAGTTCCCTTTCCTGCCAGAACTATCACATTCAAAGATTTTCACACAGTCATGGCTTGTTGCAGTTGTTCTCACCCAAAGAGACTCTGGCAGGAACTGCTCGGCGGTCGATCCAGAAGGATACCCAGGACAAGATGACCATGAGGGTGGCAGGGAAGTAGGTTTGGagtaagaagaagaaaatgtgtcGGCGTAAAGTGAAGTTTATATAGAGGCGATTGTACCAACCTTTGAGAGGAGGAAAGCCAGAATCAGTGAGAACAGCCTGGATGGTAAGAACAAAGACAAGATCTTTcttttgatcttttatttttaaagggtaGTGAAAAGAGAAACTGATCTTTCAAAACATGTATTGTCCAGACTGTGGAAACTACATTTCAGTGACATACAATCCCAAGAGTTCTCTCACAAGTAGTTAGTACAGCATTAGGTTTAGCAATAGCATTAAATCAGAAAAGGCCAATACCTGTGCTACTGTAGAAAGCCAGTCTTGATGTAGTATGGAATTTTTGTATCAAAAACTGAGACAAAGAAATCTTTTCATCAGTTTCCAGAGATTCATTCCCCTTTTTCCAATACAGCATCAGCTCTTCATCAGTGTAAGCATCTTTGGTAAAGAAGAAACATGTTGTGATGTGACTTTAGCTTCGAGGGGAAACCAAACTTAATAATTTGGTCAAGATTAGCAAACACAAAGGCATCTTTGGCATGTCACAAATAAGTTTGCTAACAACAGTGAGTTAAAAAGATCTTGCAATATGATATACCATGAcatcaacaacaaaacaaaaaatccaggTCATCCTGATTCAGGGAAACACATCCTCTTTTTACTCCACACTGATGAAATGACAGCTAGAACGGTACTTTTCTGAGCAACACATATCAAAAATCATAGACAAGGTATTGCTAACTGATAAGAATAACTTGATAGTCATGGGTAAAACACCTGCATTTaggggaaggaggaaatacaGACTCCTCAAACTATCTTAGAATGATAAGGCAAAAGTGATAGGTGTGATTTGAATCAAAAgtctagaaatattttaagacCATAAATTAAAAACTTAAAGAATTAGCAGACTAGGCAGCAGGAATGGGGAATGAAAAAAGGGTAATCAAGATGGTCTTGATGATGCTTGGCTGGAACACATGGCATAAGACAagaggctgggggggctgggtttgttcagctggAAGAAGAGCAGTCTGTGGTGGGATCCAACTGCTGCCCTGCTGGGGGTCATAGAGAAGATGGTGGCAGGCTTTCATCAGACCCTTTTCCAAGGTGCAGagcaaaaggacaagaggcaagGGATGCAAGTTGCCGCAAaagttttttttccaagtaggaaaaaggaaaatttttcagaaTGAGGGCTGTCAAACATTTGAACTGGTTGCACAGCAAAGTTGCGGAGCCTCCATtaccttggagatattcaaaacccaatgGGGCACAACCCTGAGCAACCCACTACAGAGCGctctctgctctgagcagggtaTTGGAGCAGATTACTTCAAGAGCAACCTAAATTACTCTGTGATTCTGTCGTTCGTACAGGAAAAATTCAATTAAATAGCTGGGAGGACCTCAAAACAACTAGATGTTAGTCTTGCCACACCCTGGAGAAAGTTTACAGAACAGCCACAAAACTCTTACTGTTTACATCACTTTCTCCACAAAACAACTCCTTCCCAAAGAAGCTGAGCACAAGTCACAGTGTTTGCAGGATCAGGATTATATCATACTAAATGACATCGGTGATGAAAATTAATGATCATTACAATCAGCTTTTTTATTGTTACACTTGAAAGCAGCAACTTCCCTTCAGAAGcaatgaacagagaaaaattCTCCCCCAGATTTCTCATCAGCAAGCGGCTGAGAACCAGTATACGTTGAACATTTCTGAtcgtgtttttttttaaagtgccgTCTATTAAAATTCACACAGCAATGCTTTCCTTGCAAATTCCCCTTGTCTTGCAGCATAAGAGCTACACATACAACACAGTAAGTCAATAGATTTACTAAGATTCTTAGTAACTCTGATGAACTATTTTTTTAGGCTCTAAAATAGACTAAAATAGACTGTATTCTGAAATGTGTCCAGTCTATGCTTGTGCAGCCAGCCATGGAGCACATGTAGCTACAAACACAGATACAACATACAGCTTTCCAGCTCCAGAGAACACATCTGAGAGTCCAGGGGGAAGCGGCTGAAGTCCATGTTGCACATTTGTGTCACTGTGATCCTACAAgtcaaaaatgagaaatattgGTTTCTGTGAGGAGTAAAGAAGGGAGAACATCATCACAGATAAATCATTCTGCAGCTTTAAAACCAGCAATTATGCATGGTGTTAGCATAAAATCCCCAGGAAAATTCCTACCAATTCTCTAAGTCCAAGATGGGATGTAATGTCCAACCAAGGTGGGTTATACACAGAAACCCAAAGGAAGCTGTAATTTCAATATCAGTCAAGGAACTAAAGCACTATCTTGGACATTACAGTAATATTAATGTCAGTACAGCTACTTCCACTGTGTTTTATATACAACTATTTCCCTACAAGGCAACGATATAAAATAACTTTACCATTTACATTTGAAGGTTCCCTTATGTCCAGTTTGATTAAGGTTTCCTCATTTTCTCCATTGCTTAGTTCCCTCCATAGTCACCCCAACAATGACCCAAGTCTAAGGAATGTGACCATTCTCATTGCAAGCCACAAAATTCCTCCAGTATATTATCAaggaaaaagcagtttctttcagtttttgaTCAAATTCTTTTAATTTGGGGGATGAATTTCTGGGGGAGGGGTTATAAAATGTGTGCAGCTGTTTTTCAACAAGTGAAATTTGCCTCTGTTGAGTTCATGTCTTAGCTAAAGAGCTGCAGCAATCACAGCTCCAGTTTTCAAATGAGTCCAGTTGTGCACAACGTTACATAATAAGTTTTCCAGTGTGTCTGAACTCTCTCTTGTGGACAGATTTGCAGTGGAGCTCCCGATTTAGTAGGGGCAAATCAGCTGTGAGTCATCGTTTCAGAGGCTGACTTATGTTGGCCATGACCATTTTCTAGACTCATTGCAGGTGTTGATAAAGAACTTTTCTTCTGTTCAGGGGATTGTGACCCAAATCCTACTCTGACCTACGCACTCATCACCCTTTAAAAGCACATGCTCTTCATTTTGGCTATAAAACTAGAGCAAAATTTTGCCATATGAGCAAATCTTAAAGAAGATTTTTAGGGATATGCTCCAGAAGGTATAATGTAGCATTGACTTTCCCTCGTTGTGTGTAGCATTTAAGCGCTGTAAAACTCAGTTTCACTACGAtgtgctgttttctttcctcaAGGTCACCTAAACTGTCATACAGCCTGTGGTCATTAACAGTTTGTTAGTCAGGGACAGCACAGAAACTCAGCTCATCAATAAGATATTCTTCAATCAGAGTGCAGTGTTCAGGTGGCCTTGAAAGCCCGAGGCCCAAATGAGGAATTAAATGTCCCTCAGCCCAATGCCAGCCCCATGCAGACATCGCAAGACACCTGAGGGCATTTCCAGTGCCACCGGACACCCATGGTTTGTCAGCCAGATCACATTCTGAGTGTCCTAAACACCACCAGGCCCAAATACTATGCAGATTCTTGTTCTTAGAGTTTACGTATCATCAAATTATCCATTTAACTCTTGTGTGGTCAGCTGTGGTTAGCACACATCCCTCTCTCTTGAGGGTAACATTAGAAAGTCACATCACCTCCTCGGCAACTCAcagaaaattttgaaagcaaatgcaTGTGAGCAAATGAGCAGGTCTGAACAGAGCCAATGTTTGCCATTAAAAATACTTGTTccttcattttggttttattgaGCACTGCTAACAAGTGGTGTGCTGCTGGCTTCAGCACATGAGAACTGCAGGGTGTAAACAATGGAAACCGGTTCAGTTACACTGAGCAACATCTGTCGAGAAGTTCCCCACCCTCCTGCTCTTCTCACAGTACTGACTCAAGCCTACATCTAATCTCCTTCATTTTACTTTCTCCTTCTTGTCTCTCCTGCTACATAGCACCTTCATACTCATCCAGTTCTAACACAATACACAGTGTCTTTAGGTGCTTAGTTAAGGTGTGGGTAAACAGACCTTTCATGCAATAAATGGATTTGTCAAATGGGTTCAGAACAGGAAAAGTGTTCCTAGTGTTTGGGTCAAGATGGGATTTTCATCATTATACCAGGCAAAAAGAAGTGGCCATATGGTTCATACTCTCTCATGCACAAACATTTTAAGGATTtgtccagggttttttttttaaaaaatcagcagaatTATATTTGGCCTATGAAACCAGTTCAGTGGTGCTCTTTCTTCAAAGATAAATAACCTCCTGATTCAAACTTCATAGAAAACCTTTCCTGATTTTTGGTAATTATTTTACCATAGCTAAAGTGAGTAAGTTCTGGAAATATCCTAGAACAGAAATCTTTGGCTACAAAACATTCAAAGGTCACTGTACACTGAGACCACATTTTCTGTCCTGGGGAAATGTCCTTTTGCCTCAGCTCTCAAGCTTTTCTCCTCTGGCAGTGTATTTTTCTATATATCTCTTTTTGTGTTCTTCTGAAGGAAATTAAATCTGCTGGGATTCTGAAGTGAGCAGCCATAAAGGTGGCCTGATTAGAAGAGGGAAATTACTGAGCAAAAGAAAATATCTGCTGAAAAATATTGACGGAGAAAGGCCTGCCAGCCTAGGAACCAGACATGTCCTTGGGAAGCACAGACGGCCTCTCTGAAACACAGACGGGATACTAGAAACTGGAGGTATACTGAGATAACACTGATAAGCACACAGAAGAGGGACTGTAAAGGCAATTTATTGTCAGAAAAGGTGGGAAAtggtatgaaaaataaaaattggtttGAAAGAACAAAAACCATCATCATCTATTGGCCGTCACaggtgaaaaatataaattaacagtATCTATTGGCTGCTTAAAGTGGTAGTGTCCTATACTCTCTTATGTCTCTGTGATATACGGAGTACATAAATTTTATCCAAAATTTCTCTCCTAGAGCTTCCCAGACTGCACATACTTTTCCATTCCTAAACAGGGTGAGTTCAGTGCATGAACTTTCTACTAGCTCTTAGACTCTCATTGAGGACGCCAGGCTGACTCAAGACTCTGTGACACAGAGCATCTCTGAAGTGAGACTCTGTCTGGTGTCTCATCGGGCCCCTTCTGGACCCacttttggggttgttttggtttgtcctCCCATCCATGGGATGATTTGGTTCACTTGTTGATGGTATCACTTGATACTCCTATTATACATCCATACAAGCAATCTATTATAACTGCTGTTATATTGTTGACGAGTTGCTCCACTAGTTATAATTTTGTAGTAACCTGTAACAGTACATACCTATTAGTTATTGCTGTTATTGGCTGTTGCTATATTGATTGATACTATATTATTGATCACTGATAGTAATTTGTAATAgcatgatatatatatattcactttATTAATCATAGGTATACTTGCTAGTGGTGATTTTTGTGGTATTTTGGTAATCTGAAATGAGGTAGGAAAGTTTAGAAGATCAAGCCTCCATGTCCTCGTGTATTACAGAATCCTGCAAACCCACGGTCATGATCTGTGTACACTCATAGTCCAGGTAACCCTTCAAGTCATGACAGACGTGCCTCCTCAGGATTCTTCCAGCCAACAAATCTGCTAGAAAACCAGGGACTGTAGCACATCTTTAATGCTGCCATTTCAGCTTCAATAAACTTAAACCTTTACATCAACGTGCAAATGctaaccaaaaaacaaaaacaaaaacaagcaaacaaacaaaaaacccaacaaaacaaacacccaacCTTTTTCTAGACAAACAGGAAGCAAAATAGGATAATTATAGAGGTCACCATCTGGTATATCAGCAGCTTCCAGTTTAATCACACACTGACCCCGGGACAAACATTCCTACTCGAATAAGCCCTCCTCTGACTACAAAGAGTTAGTGGAATGCTTCCCCCAGGAGGAGACTGTCCTATTACTGCCCACAGCATGGTTTCTCGCAGCTTCCTGCAAGGCATTTTGTACTGGCCATGCCAGAAACAGCTCTGCATCAGCAGTGGGAATAGCAGGCTTGGCAGAAGCAGTCCTGGTAGTCACCAAAGCTGTGCTGGGAGCAAAATTGACAGCAAAAACTCAGTGGATGCTCAGGAGCAGTGGGGCTGCACCATTACCTCATGCTGTAGAGGACATGACCATCGGGGAACACTCGCAACATGATGTTGTCCTTGGTGGTATCGTGAATGAAGGACCTTTTGGAGTGCACGAAGAAGACATCAGGAACCCAGATCTTCTTCACCAGCCTGCCATCGAAGGTCATGCTCTTGTTGGTGGTGCTGGGAAACGAGAGACGCTCATCCTTCCAGTAGTGCCTTAAGTACAGAGTCATAGTAAAATCCTtcacaaaaaaaaggaagagaaccAGAGAGAGGTCTGTCAGTGTTGCTCTCTACATCTAGGAAACACCAGAAAGAAAACTTACTCCTTCCTAACAGGCAGATTAAATCCCTCCCCTCTCAACTGCCGT
Coding sequences within:
- the LOC141968337 gene encoding gamma-aminobutyric acid receptor subunit rho-2-like; this translates as MCKPEGTCTAGGYWSAECPTLISSKMPYFAKLLLLIFCLVLLVESRKHRRRRWTGQLEVQRGSRIYKKNHDVTKTWKGKTEQLLRVNNHDFTMRPAFGGPAIPVGVDVQVESLDSISEVDMDFTMTLYLRHYWKDERLSFPSTTNKSMTFDGRLVKKIWVPDVFFVHSKRSFIHDTTKDNIMLRVFPDGHVLYSMRITVTQMCNMDFSRFPLDSQMCSLELESYAYTDEELMLYWKKGNESLETDEKISLSQFLIQKFHTTSRLAFYSSTGWYNRLYINFTLRRHIFFFLLQTYFPATLMVILSWVSFWIDRRAVPARVSLGITTVLTMSTIITGVNASMPRVSYIKAVDIYLWVSFVFVFLSVLEYAAVNYLTTVKERKERKLREMFPCTCGIPHSKTMMLDENYSESDANSLAGYTRNQMVPEEENQQKMVAHLAMSNECHSPRKRDLKGHVGLRIIQNSHAIDKYSRLIFPGTYIFFNLIYWSVFS